From a region of the Thermus caldilimi genome:
- a CDS encoding thermonuclease family protein gives MRGYLYIPWQESLLLPRPLFQVGEIKLDQINLLLVLRGCAWTTGQGLYASLLLQAQEEARRERRGVWR, from the coding sequence ATGCGGGGTTACCTTTACATTCCCTGGCAGGAAAGCCTCTTGCTTCCCAGACCTCTCTTCCAGGTGGGAGAAATAAAGTTAGACCAGATCAACCTCCTTTTGGTCCTGCGAGGTTGCGCTTGGACCACAGGGCAGGGCCTTTACGCCTCCCTTCTCCTCCAAGCCCAGGAGGAAGCCCGGCGGGAAAGGCGCGGTGTCTGGCGCTGA
- a CDS encoding DUF5317 family protein codes for MTLAAMVALGMGVALRYVGHLLGFRFHPVALKGFLLGFLALAVEIGGVLLRVPVQGAVYALVALWGVLNRKEGAVYPLTLGATLNAVAIFLHGGMPVDPIALEKAGLAHTAERLNDGLHYLGEAFPLGDWIALPGRVLSPGDLLILLSLFLIGMKGVRA; via the coding sequence ATGACCCTGGCGGCGATGGTTGCTCTAGGAATGGGGGTTGCCCTGAGGTATGTGGGGCACCTTTTGGGGTTCCGCTTCCATCCGGTAGCCCTCAAAGGTTTCCTTCTTGGTTTTCTTGCCCTAGCTGTGGAGATCGGGGGGGTTTTGTTGCGAGTACCTGTGCAAGGAGCGGTTTACGCTTTGGTGGCCTTGTGGGGGGTTTTGAACCGAAAGGAAGGGGCGGTTTACCCCTTGACCCTTGGTGCCACCTTGAATGCCGTTGCCATCTTCCTTCACGGGGGAATGCCTGTGGATCCCATAGCCCTTGAAAAGGCAGGTCTTGCCCATACGGCAGAGCGCTTGAACGACGGCCTGCATTACCTCGGGGAAGCTTTTCCCCTGGGGGACTGGATTGCTTTGCCTGGGAGGGTTCTTTCCCCGGGCGACCTTTTGATCCTTCTTTCTCTCTTCCTAATCGGCATGAAGGGGGTGCGAGCATGA
- a CDS encoding PD-(D/E)XK nuclease family protein produces the protein MNRAEPILRNRRGYTLRFDPQSHEYRLTSPQGEERTLPSVTRILSLLGKPRLQAWAMDLMAQHILNNYAPGMTHEELLYLTQEAAGLHRKEARSAANTGSEVHDWIEAFLGGIPRSLPQDPKAQRAVERFLEWWETTPRRFLLSEEIVAHPPLGYAGKVDLVLSDRTLVDFKTSKALYPEYALQLGGYALALEWWEGLRPQKGLLVRIGKDGSFETQEVDLPRAREAFLHLLEVWKYLETR, from the coding sequence ATGAACCGCGCTGAACCCATACTCAGAAACCGGAGGGGGTACACCCTTCGCTTTGATCCCCAAAGTCACGAATACCGCCTCACCTCTCCTCAGGGCGAGGAACGCACCTTACCTTCCGTTACCCGCATCCTTTCCCTCCTGGGTAAACCCAGGCTGCAAGCTTGGGCCATGGACCTCATGGCCCAACACATCCTCAACAACTACGCTCCGGGCATGACCCACGAAGAACTGCTCTACCTCACCCAGGAAGCCGCTGGCCTTCACCGCAAAGAAGCCCGAAGCGCTGCCAATACAGGAAGCGAAGTCCACGATTGGATTGAAGCTTTCCTCGGAGGTATACCCCGCTCACTCCCTCAGGACCCAAAAGCCCAAAGGGCAGTAGAACGCTTCCTGGAATGGTGGGAAACCACCCCAAGGCGTTTCCTCCTCTCCGAGGAAATCGTGGCCCATCCCCCGCTGGGGTACGCGGGCAAGGTGGACCTCGTTCTCTCCGACCGCACCCTCGTGGACTTCAAGACCTCCAAAGCCCTGTACCCCGAATACGCCCTCCAGCTGGGGGGATACGCCCTTGCCCTGGAGTGGTGGGAAGGCCTCCGCCCCCAAAAAGGACTCCTCGTTCGCATCGGCAAAGATGGCTCCTTTGAAACCCAAGAGGTGGACCTGCCTAGGGCCAGGGAAGCCTTCCTGCACCTTCTGGAAGTCTGGAAGTACCTGGAAACCCGCTGA
- a CDS encoding SWIM zinc finger family protein: MSQTPNRVVERAKLLAKNGVILDFGAGYYRVRSQSGRGWYEVKDPPGICTCPAFTHGRTRPCKHILAVRERRKHEVDTLRRKP, encoded by the coding sequence GTGAGCCAGACGCCCAATAGGGTCGTGGAACGGGCAAAGCTTTTGGCCAAAAACGGAGTGATCTTGGACTTCGGCGCTGGGTATTACCGGGTGCGCTCCCAAAGCGGACGAGGGTGGTACGAGGTAAAAGATCCTCCCGGCATCTGCACCTGCCCAGCGTTTACGCATGGGCGCACCCGTCCCTGCAAGCACATCCTGGCGGTGCGCGAAAGGAGGAAACATGAAGTGGATACCCTACGGCGTAAACCTTGA
- a CDS encoding type IV pilus modification PilV family protein, translated as MRRAHGITLVEVLVALAVLGLVVGAFTSTVVSSLRMNSDDRIRTRAIAAAEVWLDRFRAKSLDFTAFTGGREYSYGYDYAGDSTFVAAGDPDPSVLNQEWGPFRFRVQARSFSSSPQVWTVTVTTWYRKTGGGESSFVLSTLINQ; from the coding sequence ATGAGGAGAGCCCACGGCATAACCCTGGTGGAGGTCCTGGTAGCCCTCGCCGTTCTAGGGCTAGTGGTAGGGGCGTTTACCAGCACGGTGGTGTCCAGCCTGCGGATGAACAGTGACGACCGGATCCGGACCAGGGCCATCGCTGCCGCTGAGGTTTGGCTGGACCGTTTCCGGGCTAAGAGCTTAGACTTCACGGCCTTCACGGGAGGGCGTGAGTACAGCTATGGATACGACTATGCTGGCGATTCCACCTTCGTGGCAGCGGGGGACCCCGACCCTTCGGTCTTGAACCAGGAGTGGGGACCTTTCAGGTTCAGGGTGCAGGCACGATCGTTCTCCAGTTCCCCCCAAGTGTGGACCGTGACGGTAACCACGTGGTACCGCAAGACGGGAGGAGGTGAGTCCAGCTTTGTTCTCAGCACGCTCATCAACCAGTAA
- a CDS encoding DUF4900 domain-containing protein: protein MRTSGVALLAVLVVAAVMALVGSILFMGTIGDLRQTRSSLQAAQARAASEAGLTYARYALEVARPNIKAFLAPKMNLTANPATDWVLPESQWASIASGIQSILNSGYSTLPSGAIDQGQATVQFTVARFRGHTKGATAQAYRADYVVVATGRVGNAVRRTEEKGFFEVQLGRPSLSQWLFLVDDAGGQNGFFPTGSVFNGPVHANHNWGFWGRPVFKDVVSTSDNGAWYWHLSGDGCTGPGKLWVQGDSRPPCTVPDFQKGFLRNQPVIELPTSTLSQQRAALGMDPSDTTTPSSRDICFALGLHNPPAKNCNSNPSVPNGVYLVNDGSQVKGGIYVQGNLDELVLQATGTGQQVYRFKQGSNTWTITVDYTTNTTTLVKNTTTVGVYTGVPNGPAPLGTGGPTGQIYVTGSIGSLKGPERTAPLPCGNDYPGNADLCPDHPPPSQIPPALSKETQLHITAVNKVGITGDLVYECDPTKVSDAAYLASRPRCALGAGQTLPTVLGVMSQTDNVVIEDSPIKAPSNLYLWGSYLSGTSGKGLAVENYSGRGKQGKLRLFGGLIQSADQLRGTIDSSGRLISGYIETYDFDLRFADSALAPPNFPTVRTFDVQRILATPLSFREF, encoded by the coding sequence ATGAGGACAAGCGGTGTCGCTTTGCTTGCGGTACTCGTGGTGGCTGCGGTGATGGCCTTGGTGGGCAGTATCCTCTTCATGGGCACCATCGGCGACCTGCGGCAAACTCGCTCCAGCCTGCAGGCGGCGCAGGCTCGCGCCGCCTCCGAGGCTGGCCTGACCTATGCCCGGTACGCTCTCGAAGTCGCCCGCCCCAATATCAAAGCCTTCCTGGCTCCCAAGATGAACCTCACGGCCAATCCGGCCACCGACTGGGTTCTCCCCGAGAGCCAGTGGGCTAGCATCGCCAGCGGCATCCAGAGCATCCTCAACTCGGGGTACAGCACCTTGCCTTCCGGCGCCATCGACCAGGGCCAGGCCACGGTCCAGTTCACCGTGGCGCGGTTCCGCGGCCACACCAAAGGGGCCACCGCTCAGGCCTACCGGGCGGACTACGTGGTGGTGGCCACAGGTCGGGTAGGGAATGCCGTGCGCCGCACCGAGGAAAAGGGGTTCTTTGAGGTCCAGCTTGGCCGTCCATCCCTCTCCCAGTGGCTCTTTCTGGTGGACGATGCTGGCGGACAAAACGGCTTCTTCCCCACGGGCAGCGTCTTCAACGGCCCGGTGCACGCCAACCACAACTGGGGATTCTGGGGGCGCCCGGTCTTCAAGGATGTGGTGAGCACCAGCGACAACGGGGCCTGGTACTGGCACCTCTCGGGAGATGGATGTACGGGACCCGGAAAACTGTGGGTTCAAGGTGACTCTCGCCCCCCTTGCACCGTACCCGATTTCCAGAAGGGGTTCCTCAGGAACCAGCCGGTGATCGAGCTGCCCACCTCGACCCTTTCCCAGCAACGGGCCGCCCTGGGGATGGACCCATCGGATACCACGACCCCTTCTAGCCGGGACATTTGCTTCGCCCTGGGGCTCCACAATCCGCCCGCCAAGAACTGCAACAGCAACCCCTCCGTGCCCAACGGGGTCTACCTGGTGAACGACGGAAGCCAGGTCAAGGGAGGGATCTACGTCCAGGGGAACCTGGATGAACTGGTGCTCCAGGCCACCGGCACCGGGCAGCAGGTATATCGCTTCAAGCAGGGCAGCAACACCTGGACCATCACCGTGGACTACACAACCAACACCACCACTCTGGTGAAAAACACCACCACCGTGGGCGTTTATACGGGTGTCCCCAACGGCCCTGCTCCCCTGGGCACGGGGGGACCCACGGGCCAGATCTACGTCACCGGAAGCATCGGTAGCCTTAAGGGACCTGAGCGCACCGCACCTTTGCCTTGCGGCAACGATTACCCAGGGAACGCAGATCTCTGCCCGGACCACCCTCCCCCATCCCAGATCCCGCCTGCCCTGTCCAAGGAAACCCAGCTTCACATCACGGCGGTCAACAAGGTGGGCATCACTGGGGACCTGGTGTACGAGTGCGATCCCACGAAGGTGAGCGATGCCGCTTACCTTGCCAGCCGACCGAGGTGCGCCCTGGGTGCGGGCCAAACCCTGCCCACGGTTCTCGGGGTGATGTCCCAAACCGATAACGTGGTCATCGAAGACTCCCCTATCAAGGCCCCCAGCAACCTCTATCTCTGGGGGTCGTACCTCTCTGGCACCTCGGGGAAGGGCTTAGCGGTGGAGAACTATTCTGGCCGTGGGAAGCAGGGGAAGCTCCGGCTTTTTGGAGGCCTCATCCAGTCCGCGGATCAGCTCCGGGGCACTATCGACTCCTCGGGTCGGCTCATCTCCGGCTACATCGAGACCTACGATTTCGACCTGCGCTTCGCCGACAGCGCTCTAGCCCCGCCCAACTTCCCCACGGTCAGGACCTTTGACGTCCAGCGGATCCTGGCCACGCCCCTCTCCTTCAGGGAGTTCTAG
- a CDS encoding HD-GYP domain-containing protein has product MWLYQVRLTEAVDAMVLGMVRALEARDPYTAFHSERVAAIATDVGREMGLEERELELLERGARLHDIGKVGVPDRILRKEQTLSEEEWAWMRRHPELGEMLLRPLVHYLGNVIPVVLYHRERFDGRGYPQGLSGNEIPLLARIVAVADAYEAMTSDRPYRRAKKPEKAMRELLDLAGWQFDPRVVEAFARAWARNPDWRERKRYLVTVA; this is encoded by the coding sequence ATGTGGCTTTACCAAGTGCGGCTCACAGAGGCGGTGGACGCAATGGTATTGGGCATGGTGCGGGCTTTGGAAGCCAGAGATCCGTATACGGCCTTCCACTCCGAGCGTGTGGCCGCCATCGCTACGGATGTGGGACGGGAGATGGGTCTTGAAGAAAGGGAACTGGAGCTTCTGGAGCGGGGAGCTAGGCTTCACGATATCGGCAAGGTGGGGGTGCCTGACAGGATCCTCCGTAAAGAGCAGACACTTTCCGAGGAGGAGTGGGCCTGGATGCGGCGTCACCCGGAGTTAGGTGAAATGCTCCTCCGTCCCTTGGTCCACTACTTGGGGAATGTGATCCCCGTGGTCCTGTATCATCGCGAACGTTTTGATGGCCGGGGGTACCCCCAGGGTCTTTCTGGAAACGAAATCCCCCTGCTGGCCCGCATTGTGGCCGTGGCCGATGCTTACGAGGCGATGACTTCGGATCGCCCGTACCGGAGGGCCAAAAAACCAGAGAAGGCCATGCGAGAGCTTTTGGACCTAGCGGGGTGGCAGTTTGATCCCAGGGTGGTGGAGGCCTTTGCCCGAGCTTGGGCAAGAAACCCCGACTGGCGGGAGCGGAAACGGTACTTAGTGACCGTGGCATGA
- a CDS encoding ParB/RepB/Spo0J family partition protein, which produces MTVEVPLEKLELAPENPRQVLTEEGIAALADSIRQVGVLQNLVAYEEGGTYYVVGGGRRLRALWLLHEAGHDVPPVPVKVLPREEAAVVALVENLEREDLSPLEEAEGVARLADLLGVEEAAERLGRSPAYVALRQAIRDKLVSRGKEAFQKGQLTYRQIALLVRLPEEIQEEVLRHFGFHWEPDGVLRYLEGHKSQKGFLFTEEEYRQAGGVVVHDLEGNPHYVSRDVVYRLQLQHMTRLAEAAGVPIHVEDKPWHSRPVSPDPENIAATAKNLEAEGYKVYGLRWGYGGLELVYERSKAKSQDSDSLPATTRARLNLAKDLTHALDFVDNGNVRQAMAEVVLAALGEGKSRLQITAPSYSPLKSDEVLERWGALKKRLRELVDSYDGHLRDHPQLEQAFVLAVALALDQPAESIRKEVLRPEDLRGIPLETLATLLPRVPKDRKEAVAMVLSLDRIRL; this is translated from the coding sequence ATGACTGTTGAGGTTCCCTTGGAGAAGCTTGAGCTAGCCCCGGAAAATCCTCGCCAGGTCCTCACAGAAGAAGGCATCGCCGCCCTGGCGGATTCCATCCGCCAAGTGGGAGTCTTGCAAAACCTGGTGGCTTATGAGGAGGGGGGCACCTACTACGTGGTGGGGGGTGGCCGTAGACTGAGGGCCCTGTGGCTTCTCCACGAAGCAGGCCACGATGTGCCTCCCGTGCCCGTCAAAGTTCTTCCCCGGGAGGAAGCCGCCGTGGTGGCCCTGGTGGAAAACCTGGAGCGCGAAGACCTCTCCCCCTTGGAGGAAGCCGAAGGCGTGGCCCGCCTCGCTGACCTCTTGGGAGTGGAAGAGGCCGCAGAACGCCTGGGACGCTCCCCAGCTTACGTGGCCCTCCGACAAGCCATAAGGGACAAGCTCGTTTCCAGAGGCAAAGAAGCTTTCCAGAAAGGGCAACTTACCTACCGACAGATAGCTCTTCTGGTTCGCCTTCCCGAGGAGATCCAGGAGGAAGTCCTCCGGCACTTTGGTTTCCATTGGGAGCCCGATGGTGTTCTTCGTTACCTGGAAGGCCACAAGAGCCAAAAGGGCTTCCTTTTCACGGAGGAGGAATACCGCCAGGCGGGAGGTGTGGTGGTCCACGACCTGGAAGGCAACCCCCACTACGTTTCCCGGGATGTGGTCTACCGCCTTCAACTCCAGCACATGACCCGCCTCGCTGAGGCCGCAGGCGTCCCCATCCATGTGGAGGACAAGCCCTGGCATAGCCGCCCCGTAAGCCCAGACCCAGAAAACATCGCCGCCACCGCTAAAAACTTGGAGGCCGAAGGCTACAAGGTTTACGGCTTGCGCTGGGGATACGGCGGCCTGGAGCTGGTTTACGAACGATCCAAGGCGAAATCCCAAGACTCCGACTCCTTGCCCGCTACCACCCGAGCCCGCCTTAACCTCGCTAAGGACCTCACCCACGCCCTGGACTTCGTGGACAACGGAAATGTCCGCCAAGCCATGGCCGAAGTGGTTCTCGCTGCCCTTGGTGAGGGGAAAAGCCGCCTTCAAATCACCGCACCCTCCTATTCCCCCCTCAAGTCCGATGAGGTGCTGGAGCGTTGGGGAGCTCTGAAAAAGCGCCTGCGGGAACTCGTGGACTCCTACGATGGGCACCTTCGGGATCACCCTCAGCTGGAGCAAGCTTTCGTTTTGGCCGTGGCCCTTGCCCTCGACCAACCCGCAGAGAGCATCCGCAAGGAAGTCCTTCGGCCTGAAGACCTGCGGGGCATTCCCCTAGAAACCCTCGCCACCCTCCTCCCCCGCGTGCCTAAAGACCGCAAGGAGGCGGTGGCTATGGTCCTCTCCTTGGACCGCATCCGCCTCTAA
- a CDS encoding 3'-5' exonuclease — protein sequence MAEAAAQTLASGVPPEEIAVLMRSLSLSRPLEAALRRFRVPYTVVGGVGFWERREVKLLLHFLRAATGDTLALAEAIAATVPRFGPKKAQKAAEDPRLLLPVPEGRQLLQAVEDARRIAEARGLALAGETEAWLRRWREFLWPVLLDWAEGNTEAASERYMNTEEVANAMRGFAEHTPQGDLATFLQDILLEMEDGDLEKPQGVRLMTLHASKGLEFHSVFLVGLVEGVFPSWRSAQNPAQLEEERRLHYVGLTRAKENLYLTTYQVGERGPVRPSRFFTETPGQHLPYHPSIGYHGRETTEAVSGLAQIASLDW from the coding sequence GTGGCCGAGGCCGCCGCCCAGACCCTCGCCTCCGGGGTGCCCCCCGAGGAGATCGCCGTCCTCATGCGCTCCCTCTCCCTCTCCCGTCCCCTGGAGGCCGCCCTGCGCCGGTTCCGCGTCCCCTACACCGTGGTGGGAGGCGTGGGCTTCTGGGAGCGCCGGGAGGTCAAGCTCCTTCTCCACTTCCTCCGGGCGGCCACCGGGGACACCCTGGCCCTGGCGGAGGCCATCGCCGCCACCGTGCCCAGGTTTGGCCCCAAGAAGGCCCAAAAGGCCGCCGAGGACCCCAGGCTCCTCCTTCCCGTGCCTGAGGGGCGGCAACTCCTCCAGGCTGTGGAGGATGCCCGGCGCATCGCCGAGGCCCGGGGTTTGGCCCTGGCCGGGGAGACCGAAGCCTGGCTTCGCCGGTGGCGGGAGTTCCTCTGGCCCGTCCTCCTGGACTGGGCCGAGGGGAACACGGAAGCCGCAAGCGAACGCTACATGAACACGGAGGAAGTGGCGAACGCCATGCGGGGCTTCGCCGAACACACTCCCCAGGGGGACCTGGCTACCTTCCTCCAGGACATACTCCTGGAGATGGAAGATGGGGACCTGGAGAAGCCCCAGGGCGTGAGGCTCATGACCCTGCACGCCTCCAAGGGCCTGGAGTTCCACAGCGTCTTCCTGGTGGGCCTAGTGGAGGGCGTCTTCCCCTCCTGGAGAAGCGCCCAGAACCCCGCCCAGCTGGAGGAGGAACGCAGGCTCCACTACGTGGGCCTCACCCGGGCTAAGGAAAACCTCTACCTCACCACCTACCAGGTGGGCGAGCGGGGCCCCGTCCGCCCCAGCCGCTTCTTCACCGAAACCCCCGGCCAGCACCTCCCCTACCACCCCTCCATCGGCTACCACGGCAGGGAAACCACCGAGGCCGTCTCCGGCCTCGCCCAAATCGCCTCCCTGGACTGGTAA
- a CDS encoding AAA family ATPase — translation MVWRGKPLPRIGGEAVYLLLALASGGFFALERRAEALVLLLVFLLLWAYFRTGRPRWFGTGAAALASILFAALLLGTLGWFLALFLGSARGVAEWALGGALVLLTLGVWSTLRGYRVGRGWTREGAEYHAKVRETRAKEVRQDGSFRDFPRLEALLKERVIGQDRAVEAVIRGLKRKAAGLTRREKPLSLMLAGPTGTGKTELAKTLAEALRRPLVRYDMNAFGQEFAATALVGSPPGYVGSEEPGRLYRDLAAHPEGVFLFDEMEKAHPLVLDPLLQLLDEGRFQELSQGQVAQAHEAILVFTTNLLSQEAFLGQEIPEGELRERLVHLGLRPEFVNRLDVVVAFRPFDEATLREIAKRHLWAYLRRWQEANGLRLQVEVEEGVYAHLASRCDPRFGARDLQRVIESTVGDALAEAFLVNRVNRSRKGSPRHLLVGLEDLGVFAEIRVVLS, via the coding sequence GTGGTGTGGCGGGGAAAGCCGTTGCCCCGGATCGGGGGGGAGGCGGTTTACTTGCTCCTGGCCCTCGCCAGCGGGGGCTTTTTTGCCCTGGAACGGCGGGCTGAGGCTCTGGTCCTGCTCCTGGTGTTTCTTCTCCTTTGGGCCTACTTCCGCACGGGTCGGCCCCGGTGGTTCGGCACCGGGGCGGCGGCCCTGGCGAGCATCCTCTTTGCCGCCCTCCTTCTGGGGACGCTGGGGTGGTTCCTGGCCCTGTTTTTGGGTTCGGCCAGAGGGGTAGCCGAATGGGCCCTAGGGGGAGCCTTGGTCCTCCTCACCCTGGGGGTCTGGTCCACCCTTCGCGGGTACAGGGTAGGCCGGGGTTGGACTAGGGAGGGAGCGGAATACCATGCGAAGGTGAGGGAAACGCGGGCCAAGGAAGTGCGTCAGGACGGGTCTTTCAGGGACTTTCCTCGCCTCGAGGCCCTTCTCAAGGAACGGGTGATCGGGCAGGACCGGGCGGTGGAAGCGGTGATCCGGGGGCTCAAGCGGAAGGCGGCAGGCCTCACCCGCAGGGAGAAGCCCCTTTCCCTGATGCTGGCGGGGCCCACGGGCACAGGGAAGACCGAGCTGGCGAAGACGCTCGCCGAGGCCCTGAGGCGTCCTTTGGTTCGCTACGACATGAACGCCTTCGGGCAGGAGTTCGCCGCCACGGCCCTGGTGGGATCCCCCCCGGGATACGTGGGCTCCGAGGAACCCGGGAGGCTTTACCGGGACTTGGCGGCGCACCCGGAGGGGGTCTTTCTCTTTGACGAGATGGAGAAAGCGCACCCCCTGGTCCTTGACCCCCTGCTCCAGCTTTTAGACGAGGGGCGGTTTCAGGAGCTTTCCCAGGGGCAGGTAGCGCAAGCCCACGAGGCCATCCTGGTCTTCACCACCAACCTCCTGTCCCAAGAAGCCTTTCTTGGGCAGGAGATCCCCGAGGGGGAGCTTCGGGAGCGCCTGGTGCACCTGGGGCTGAGGCCGGAGTTCGTGAACCGCCTGGACGTGGTGGTGGCCTTCCGTCCCTTTGACGAGGCCACCCTGCGGGAGATCGCCAAGCGCCACCTTTGGGCATACCTGAGGCGCTGGCAGGAGGCGAATGGGTTGCGCCTTCAGGTGGAGGTGGAGGAGGGGGTGTACGCCCATCTGGCTTCCCGCTGCGACCCCAGGTTCGGGGCCCGCGACCTCCAGCGGGTCATCGAAAGCACCGTGGGGGACGCCCTGGCCGAAGCCTTCCTTGTTAACCGCGTTAACCGCTCCCGAAAGGGAAGTCCACGGCACCTCTTGGTCGGATTGGAAGACCTGGGGGTTTTCGCTGAAATCAGGGTTGTGCTCTCGTGA
- a CDS encoding TRIC cation channel family protein, producing MGLFPGKGGFIVGIEHLVGAAIALGAGSQFRRRGLGAVLLIGFFAAVGGGILRDLLLGLPLWVLDHPLYPLVAILAAYGSWRVPLPPLLALTLDFAGSLLFGIWGAERAARAGWGLETAALAGLITAMGGGFLGYSLLLALEKGGESQNGNGLSRSESGKEG from the coding sequence ATGGGGCTGTTTCCTGGCAAGGGGGGTTTCATAGTGGGGATTGAACACCTTGTAGGGGCGGCCATTGCCTTGGGGGCCGGGAGCCAGTTTCGGAGGAGAGGACTTGGGGCTGTTTTGCTGATCGGTTTCTTTGCCGCAGTTGGAGGAGGAATTCTGCGGGACTTGCTCCTGGGCTTGCCCCTTTGGGTTTTGGATCATCCTCTTTACCCCCTTGTGGCGATCCTGGCCGCCTACGGCTCTTGGCGGGTACCCTTGCCGCCCCTTTTGGCCCTGACCCTGGATTTTGCCGGAAGCTTGCTCTTTGGGATTTGGGGAGCGGAACGGGCGGCAAGGGCAGGATGGGGTCTGGAAACTGCTGCCTTAGCTGGGCTCATAACCGCTATGGGCGGAGGGTTCTTGGGTTACTCCCTGCTTTTAGCCCTGGAGAAAGGGGGGGAATCTCAAAATGGTAACGGTCTCTCTCGATCGGAATCAGGAAAAGAAGGTTAG
- a CDS encoding prepilin-type cleavage/methylation domain-containing protein, translated as MHRKGLTVIELLVIVSVLGILLGLAVSNLLGFRRHLSLEDAVNLLSQDIQTCRTNALSWGDSCRLRFMGNQTYVMERKTSPTDYTLVLTRNLSSPVSISNVPAGAWLEFDPRTVLTYSAGFPLASPGIAAPEIRLTNGSKTFRLLVSMVGAVKTAAL; from the coding sequence ATGCACAGGAAAGGGCTTACGGTAATAGAACTCCTGGTGATCGTGAGCGTGTTGGGGATCCTCCTGGGCTTGGCAGTCTCCAATCTCCTTGGCTTCCGCCGCCACCTAAGTCTGGAGGACGCGGTGAATTTACTCTCACAAGACATCCAGACATGCCGCACCAACGCCCTTTCCTGGGGAGACAGCTGCCGTCTGCGCTTCATGGGAAACCAGACCTATGTCATGGAACGAAAGACCTCCCCCACGGATTACACGTTGGTGCTGACGCGTAACCTATCCAGCCCTGTGAGCATAAGCAACGTCCCTGCCGGGGCTTGGTTGGAGTTCGACCCCCGTACTGTGCTCACGTACAGCGCGGGCTTCCCCCTGGCAAGCCCCGGCATTGCTGCCCCTGAGATCCGCCTGACTAATGGTAGCAAGACCTTCCGCCTCCTCGTTTCCATGGTGGGGGCGGTAAAAACAGCGGCTCTGTAG
- a CDS encoding PilW family protein, whose amino-acid sequence MGFTLIEILVALAILGILFTLTLRAFSESLTFKRHEDLRLKTQQNLRAALHYITQDLRSGSYLHVWHQTPCDSTKACSNHQQVAVVTLTGESSPVAEPPGNSFTNSAETGICDARAFQDGDLALLYNGGEYQLLRITQRQLQANYAQPCSGPPNPNRDKVQHNQDKISGQWTTSAYLFKVDLATYVIREDPLEPGLKVLYRMTGYDGTGTAGAGIVAFGITDLRVWYGVPEDPNALSSRLVFYPTLEDAAAAFSTQGYGATPDSTKYIGGLVRAVRITLTGTSPGNLPGKGTPDTLSVTQTVELRR is encoded by the coding sequence ATGGGGTTCACCCTCATCGAGATTTTGGTGGCTCTGGCCATCCTGGGGATCCTCTTCACCCTCACCCTGAGGGCGTTCTCCGAGTCCCTTACCTTTAAGCGCCATGAGGACCTTCGCCTGAAGACCCAGCAGAATCTTCGGGCCGCCCTGCACTACATCACTCAGGATCTGCGTTCGGGATCCTACCTTCATGTTTGGCATCAAACCCCCTGCGACAGCACCAAGGCCTGCAGCAACCACCAACAGGTGGCCGTGGTCACCCTGACCGGGGAGTCTTCCCCAGTGGCCGAACCCCCTGGCAACAGCTTCACCAACTCGGCGGAAACAGGTATCTGTGACGCAAGGGCCTTCCAGGATGGGGATCTGGCCCTCCTGTACAACGGCGGGGAGTACCAGCTCTTACGCATCACCCAGCGGCAGCTTCAAGCCAACTACGCCCAACCCTGCTCAGGACCGCCCAACCCCAACCGGGATAAGGTCCAACACAACCAGGATAAGATCTCTGGACAGTGGACCACCAGCGCTTACCTCTTCAAGGTGGATCTCGCCACCTATGTCATCCGTGAGGATCCCCTGGAACCGGGGCTTAAAGTGCTTTACCGTATGACGGGCTACGACGGAACCGGCACCGCGGGAGCCGGCATCGTGGCCTTTGGTATCACGGACCTGCGGGTGTGGTACGGGGTACCGGAGGATCCCAACGCCCTCTCTTCCCGCCTGGTCTTCTACCCCACCCTGGAGGACGCGGCCGCTGCCTTCAGCACCCAGGGTTACGGGGCAACCCCTGACAGCACCAAATACATCGGCGGCCTGGTGCGGGCAGTGCGCATCACCCTGACGGGGACAAGCCCCGGCAACCTGCCGGGGAAGGGCACTCCTGACACCCTTTCGGTGACCCAGACGGTGGAGCTCAGGAGGTAG